The Acidipropionibacterium virtanenii DNA segment GCCTCCTCAGGTCTCTCGCCCGATCATGTCGCGCCGTTTCTTCCATCCGAGTGTCTGGCTTCCCCTGCCGGGGTCACAGTGGCGGGACCGCTCCGGGTTCGCACCGGATTCCTCGCGACGGACGCGAGCCCGATTCTTCCACATGGATGTGAGGTCACCCTCACCGTGTCTCACCGGGGCCCTCAGCGCGGCAGGTCGAACAGGGCGTCGACGTCGAGGTGCTCCTCGACGGCGTCGGCGAGGGTGTCGATCATCTGCTCGCGGCGGGCGCCGTATCCCGTGGCGTCGCGGTTGGGGTGCCAGTCGACGCCGGCCTCGGCGGCGGCCTCCTCCAGCCAGGCCCGGCGGAAGTCGTCGGACTCGAAGGCCCCGTGCCACATCGTCCCCCACACCGAGCCGGCGCGGACCCCGTCCAGGAAGGGCTCGGTGTCGGCGGCTTCCTGATCAATGGAGCAGCTGCCGTGGTGGATCTCATAGCCACCGACCGAGATGCCGTTCCAGGAGCCGTGGGACAGGGCGAGGGTCTTGGCGGCGGAGAAGTCCACCTCGACGGGCAGCAGGCCGAGTCCTTCGATGCGCGATCCGGCGGCGGCCTCCTCCCCATCGGGATCGACGATCAGCCGAGAGAGCATCTGGTAGCCGCCGCAGATCCCCACCACGGTGCGGTGCTCGGCGGCGCGCCGGGCGATGACATCGGCGATTCCGGTCTCGCGCAACCAGGCCAGATCGGAGACGGTGGAGCGGGATCCGGGCAGGACGACGACGTCGGCGGCGGCGCAGGTGACGGGGTTGGTGGTGACCTGGACGTCGACGCCGGATTCGATGGCCAGGGCGTCGACGTCGGTGGCGTTGGAGATCCTCGGGAACCGGACCACGGCGATGCGCAGCGCGCCGGGGCTGGGCTCCTCGCCCTCGTGGCGCCAGCGGCCGACCTCCAGGGCGTCCTCCCCGTCGAGCCAGACGTCATGGACGAAGGGCAGGACGCCGAGGCAGGGCAGCCCGGAGCGGCGGCTGATCTCGTCGAGTCCGGGGGCCAGGACGGAGTGGTCGCCGCGGAACTTGTTGATGAGGTAGCCGGCCAGGTGGGAGCGATCGGCGTGGTCGAGCAGCGCCCAGGTGCCGTAGATGGAGGCGAGCACCCCGCCGCGGTCGATGTCGCCGACGAGGACGACGGGCAGGTTCTTGGCGACGGCCAGCCCCATGTTGGTGTAGTCGCCGGTCCGCAGGTTGATCTCGGCCGGGGATCCGGCGCCCTCGCAGATCACCAGGTCGTGGGCGGCGGTCAGTTCGTCGTAGGCGTCCCAGGCGGCCTGCGCAAGGGCCCTGCGCCCGGTGGTGTACTCGCCGGCCTCCAGGGTGCCGCCGGGCCGGCCGCGCAGCACCACGAAGGACCGCCGGTCGGTGCCGGGCTTGAGCAGGACGGGGTTCATCGCCGAGGTCGGTTCCAGACCGGCGGCGTGGGCCTGGAGGTACTGGGCCCGGCCGATCTCGGCGCCGTCGGCGCAGACCATGGAGTTGTTGGACATGTTCTGGGCCTTGAACGGCGCGACGTCGACGCCTCGGCGAACCGCCACCCGGCACAGGCCGGTGACCATGAGCGACTTGCCGGCGTCCGAGGAGGTGCCGGCGATGAGGATCCCGGTCATGACCTGGCTCTCCTGCCCTGCTTGTTCTGGCTGCGGGGAATGACGCCGCCGTAAAAGGTGAGATGGCCCACGACGGCCAGTGCCCCGACCGCCCCGACGGTCGCGGCGGCACTGACTGCCAGCACCAGGGTGGCGGCGTCGTGGACCTTGTCCGCGTCGGGGCGGGGGCCGTCGCCCAGCAGGGGGCGGTCCTCGTGGCGGTTGCCGTAGTAGAGGTTGCGCCCGCCGAGGGTGACGCCCAGTGCCCCGGCCCAGGCGGACTCGCACCAGCCTCCGTTGGGGCTGGGGTGGTGGGCGTGGTCACGTGACATGACGTCGAGAGCCCGCCTCCGGTCGCCGCCGACGACGGGGGCGAGCAGGCCTGCCAGGACGCCGGTGATGCGGGCGGGGAGCAGGTCGAGCAGGTCGTCGAGGTGGGCCGCGACCTTGCCGAAGCGCTCGAAGCGCTCGTTGTGATGGCCGACCATGGCGTCGAGGGTGTTGGCGCCGCGGTGGACGAGCATCCCGGGGACGCCGGCGACCGCCCCCCAGAAGATCGAGGCGACGGCGGCGTCGGCGGTGTTCTCGGCCATGGACTCGACGGTGGCGCGGGCCAGCTCGGGCTCGTCGAGGGATTCGGGGTCGCGTCCGCACAGGTGGGAGAGCTGTTCGCGGGCGCCGTCAAGATCGTCCTCGGCCAGACGGGAGGCCATGGTGTCCCCCTCGCGGGCCAGGGATGCGGCGCCGACCACGGCCCAGGTGGTGGTCGCTGTGGCCAGCGCCCTGGCGACGGGATGGCTGCCGGTGGCGCGTTCGACGGCGAGGCCCAGGGCGGCCAGCGGGGCGAGGCAGCAGAGGGTGTAGAGGGCGCCGCAGGGCACCGAATCGGCCCAGATCCTCTTCTCTAGGGCGTCGGCGGCCGAGCCGAAGACGGCGACCGGGTGGTGGCGCTGCGGGTCGCCGATGAGCCGGTCGGCCATCACGCCGAGCCCGATGCCCGCCCCTCTGGCCAGCAGCGCAGCTCCGCGACGACGGTTCCGGGTGATGGGCATGGCCGCAAACCTACCAACCCAGTACGGCCTCACCGGGCCACCCGGCATCGTGGACCAGGACTGTCTGGAGGTCTGGCGCCGTCAGCAGAATCACTGATTCGTATTGACCATGGTATGTGTTAACGCACATACTGGTCGATGAGAGAGGGAGGCAGTCATGGCAACCCATGCGTTCAGTGACCTGGCAGGACAGGCGAAGCAGTCGTGGTCTTCTGCTGCTACGGCGACGTACGAGGCCGCGAGCGCCTCCTACAACGCAGAGCTCGCCGCCCGCCGCGATCTCGGGCAGCTTCTGATGCGGGCCCGGCGCGACCGTCAGATGACACAGCCAGACCTTGCCGAGATGACAGGAATCCAGCAGGCCGAGATCAGCCGGATCGAGACCGGGCGGGCCAACCCGACCGTCGACACCCTCACGCGTCTCACCCAGGCTCTGGGAACCCGGCTCACCCTCGCCTGAGCGCGATGGCCATCACCCGGCGTCGTGGACGAGGATCGCCAGCTGCACCCGGCTCGACAGCCCCAGATTCGCCAGAATCCTCGTGAGCGCGGCCTTGACGGTCGGCACCGACAAGTACATCCGCCCGGCGATCTGCGCATTCGACAGTCCCTCGGCCACACCGAGGGCGATCTCGTGCTCGCGCCGGTTGAGACCCTCCAGGGCCCTCCTGGCCTCGACCCGGCGCGGATCGGTCATCTCGGAGGTGGCCGCGGTGATCACCGAGCGCAGCACACTCGGCGAGAGGGTGTACTCCCCCGACGCCACGGCATGGATCATCTCGATCATCCGTCCGGGGGCGGTGTCCTTGAGCAGGAAGCCGTGGGCGCCGGCCACCAGGGCCCGCAGCACCATGTCGTCGGCGTCGAAGGTGGTCAGCATGATGACCCTCGGCGGGTCGTCGCCGGCCAGCAGTCTGCGGGTCGCCTCGATGCCGTCCATCCTGGCCATCCTGATGTCCATGAGGACGATCCGCGGGTCGCACTCGGCCACCAGGTCGGTCGCCTCGTCGCCGTCGGAGGCCTCCCCCACGATCCGGATGCCCGACGTCGGGCCCTCCAGCAGGAGTCTCAAGCCGCTGCGCACCAGCGCGTCGTCGTCCACCACGGCGACGGCGACCGGGCCCTCGGCATCGTGCTCATCAGTGTTCTTGCTCACCACGGCAGCCACACCTCCACCACGAACCGGCCGTCCTCGATCCCGTGACCGATCCTTCCACCCAGAGCCTCGACGCGCTCCTCCACACCGATCAGCCCCGAACCGGATCCGGGCACGCCCCGGGCGTCGGCGCCCCGCACGGCATTCGAGACACGCAGCCGCACGCCCTCCCCACGCCCTCCGGACAGGGTCACATGGACCGTCGCGCCGGGAGCGTGCTTTCCGGCGTTGGTGAGGCATTCTGCGATGATCCGGTACAGGTTCCGGCTGGTCGGCACGGGCAGCTCATCGGCGTC contains these protein-coding regions:
- a CDS encoding cobyric acid synthase, giving the protein MTGILIAGTSSDAGKSLMVTGLCRVAVRRGVDVAPFKAQNMSNNSMVCADGAEIGRAQYLQAHAAGLEPTSAMNPVLLKPGTDRRSFVVLRGRPGGTLEAGEYTTGRRALAQAAWDAYDELTAAHDLVICEGAGSPAEINLRTGDYTNMGLAVAKNLPVVLVGDIDRGGVLASIYGTWALLDHADRSHLAGYLINKFRGDHSVLAPGLDEISRRSGLPCLGVLPFVHDVWLDGEDALEVGRWRHEGEEPSPGALRIAVVRFPRISNATDVDALAIESGVDVQVTTNPVTCAAADVVVLPGSRSTVSDLAWLRETGIADVIARRAAEHRTVVGICGGYQMLSRLIVDPDGEEAAAGSRIEGLGLLPVEVDFSAAKTLALSHGSWNGISVGGYEIHHGSCSIDQEAADTEPFLDGVRAGSVWGTMWHGAFESDDFRRAWLEEAAAEAGVDWHPNRDATGYGARREQMIDTLADAVEEHLDVDALFDLPR
- a CDS encoding cobalamin biosynthesis protein, with amino-acid sequence MPITRNRRRGAALLARGAGIGLGVMADRLIGDPQRHHPVAVFGSAADALEKRIWADSVPCGALYTLCCLAPLAALGLAVERATGSHPVARALATATTTWAVVGAASLAREGDTMASRLAEDDLDGAREQLSHLCGRDPESLDEPELARATVESMAENTADAAVASIFWGAVAGVPGMLVHRGANTLDAMVGHHNERFERFGKVAAHLDDLLDLLPARITGVLAGLLAPVVGGDRRRALDVMSRDHAHHPSPNGGWCESAWAGALGVTLGGRNLYYGNRHEDRPLLGDGPRPDADKVHDAATLVLAVSAAATVGAVGALAVVGHLTFYGGVIPRSQNKQGRRARS
- a CDS encoding helix-turn-helix domain-containing protein, with the protein product MATHAFSDLAGQAKQSWSSAATATYEAASASYNAELAARRDLGQLLMRARRDRQMTQPDLAEMTGIQQAEISRIETGRANPTVDTLTRLTQALGTRLTLA
- a CDS encoding response regulator; its protein translation is MSKNTDEHDAEGPVAVAVVDDDALVRSGLRLLLEGPTSGIRIVGEASDGDEATDLVAECDPRIVLMDIRMARMDGIEATRRLLAGDDPPRVIMLTTFDADDMVLRALVAGAHGFLLKDTAPGRMIEMIHAVASGEYTLSPSVLRSVITAATSEMTDPRRVEARRALEGLNRREHEIALGVAEGLSNAQIAGRMYLSVPTVKAALTRILANLGLSSRVQLAILVHDAG